A genomic segment from Chrysiogenia bacterium encodes:
- a CDS encoding adenylate kinase, whose translation MGPPGGGKGTQAQRLTDELGIPQISTGDILRGAVREGTELGLKAKQFMDAGDLVPDEVIIGIVKDRLSEDDAAKGFILDGFPRTVAQADALGHMLEGAGRKIERVVNFIVPDDEIVARITGRRMCRECGATYHVKFDPPTKDGVCDKCGGELYQRDDDTEETVLKRLEVYRDQTAPLIDFYGKQGIVRDVEGVGAVDQITKRLKEALA comes from the coding sequence ATGGGACCGCCAGGAGGCGGGAAGGGCACCCAGGCCCAGCGGCTCACCGATGAGCTGGGAATCCCGCAGATCTCGACGGGCGACATCCTGCGCGGAGCCGTTCGCGAGGGTACCGAGCTGGGCCTCAAGGCCAAGCAGTTCATGGACGCCGGCGACCTGGTTCCCGACGAAGTCATCATCGGCATCGTCAAGGACCGCCTGAGCGAGGATGACGCCGCCAAGGGCTTCATCCTGGATGGTTTCCCCCGCACGGTGGCCCAGGCCGACGCCCTTGGTCACATGCTCGAGGGCGCGGGCCGCAAGATCGAGCGCGTGGTCAACTTCATCGTTCCCGACGATGAGATCGTCGCGCGCATCACCGGTCGGCGCATGTGCCGCGAGTGTGGTGCGACCTATCATGTGAAGTTCGACCCCCCCACCAAGGACGGGGTCTGTGACAAGTGCGGCGGCGAGCTCTACCAGCGCGACGACGACACCGAAGAGACCGTGCTCAAGCGCCTTGAGGTCTACCGAGACCAGACGGCCCCGCTGATTGATTTCTACGGCAAGCAGGGCATCGTTCGCGACGTCGAGGGCGTGGGTGCGGTTGACCAGATTACCAAGCGGCTCAAAGAGGCGCTTGCCTGA